GCTCCCTAACGCCGATGCGCCGTCATATGCAATTACTCGCTGCCCGTTTTGTCTATGCAATCAACGGTGTCTGGACCGAAGACAGCGCATCCTGCTTCAatgccttcttcttctccttgctCAGCGAGCTCTTCTTCGCGGGACCAGTCTTCTTTGCTTTCTTGGCCTCTTTCTTTGCCCGCTTCTCCGCAAGCTCATCCTCGTCGAGCAGCTCGTCCTCCCACTCTTCCCACTTACGCTTAGTCTGGGCGGTCTTGCCCTCACCAATGCTCTTCTTCTGGAAAGGCTCATCGAGAACCTGCGAGTCGTCGACCCACAGCTCGTCAGCGAGCCAGATGGGCAGAGCTTTTGTGGCTGGGCCCTTGATGTGCAGGCTGCGGACATTGCGCCAGCCCTGCTCGATGTGCTTGGGAATGATAGCAGCAATGACGGCCTCGGTGTTCTCCTTGATCTGGGCGGCGTTCTGCGAGAGGTTGCCGATCTTGATCGAGGTGTTGGCCGAGGCGCTCATGCTAAGATAGGTCGAGTTCAATGCGGTCTCAATCTCCTTTGCGACGCCTTGTGCTGTGCCAACCACGCCCTGCGCCTCATTGTCCTTTTTCGCAGTCTTGTCGACAAACGCGCCGGCGGTGAGTCTGAGTGGGATGGGACGCTTGGACTTGCTTCCATAAAAAACCTTGCCGAGGAACTCGGCGACGATCTTGATTACGCGCTCGTCGACCATGAAGATATCGTAGTCGGCAAGGAGGGCGCGCTTCTGCTCGAAGGACTTGAACTTCTTCTTGAGCTTCTCAACGCCGAGTACGCGCCCAACCCTTTCGCGAAGTGTGGCAGGGAATGCATCCGACGCAACAAGGTCCTTGTAGGCTCGCTGGGGGTCCTTTGTGAAGATGCAGATCTTAGCATCGCTCGCAATGATGGGGTGGGGCAGAGCGCTATCTGGTTGTCAGCATAGATCCTGGCGCATTCTGTAGCATGGATACTGACATTTTTGTAGGCTTCaggttgttggtgttgttgacGTGCTTCTTGGTGGAAACGCTGAGGAAGATTGGCTGGTCGGTCTCCTCTGCCTCATCCTCATCAGCCATCAAGTCCTTGGTTCCTGTTgcttccttctcctccttgtGCTTCTTCATGTGTGCAACAAGCGCATTCGCCGCCCGCTCGACTTGCGCCGGGTCCAGCTGGTATGGGGTCTCATTTTGCTTCTTGGTGGTGAGGGGCGCCTCGGCCTTCTTCTCGACCTTCTTGGTGACTTGCTTCGATCTGGCCATTGTTGCAGTATGTTACTCGAGAAAAGTTCGATCTTCGAATTTGGAACATACACTAGACCCTGGTCACACCTTCCAACTTTTTCTCGGCCTTCGGAGAAACCGCAAGCACCGGGTCCCATGCGAGCGCGGCTGGTTCACGCCTACCCCTTCAGGGAATTGGACAGCGCGTCTAGCCAATCAGCACGTGGATGCAGTAGCGCGTAAGCACACGACACGCCTGAATGCTTGCATGCAGGTCCACGCAGACTCTTGACGTGCAATGGCGGTCACCAATGTACATCCTACGATGTTTTGTCCAAGGTTCGTCTACTGGTATCGTGTCATTGCTACAGAGCCTTCCTCTTCAGCAGGACCACTGGGGGAGCGCAAGCAACTTGAGATGTGGGGTAGCTTTCCACGCCGTCAAACACCATATGAGATGCCTTGTTATTCGCCTTGGTCCTCAAGTTGACGCACACACGTCTCTTTCAGAACGAGCCGCTAGTCACGGCAGAGTGCTCAAACCTTGTTCACGCGTTCTACACAATCGATCGGCCTCTGTGCCATGTTCACGCGGAACGGAAGCGCCACCAAACTTTCTCGACGCGTCCATACCGCCCGTCGCGTCTGCCCCGTAGCTCCACCAATGCAACGAGCTGCAATGCGCACATCCTCCGAGTTCAGCTTCGCGGGCCGATGCAGAGAAAGTTTTTGCATTGCGTGACGATTGCTCTGCATGCGTCTAGTTTCGCCAGTTCTGCCCGAGCTGAGAGCTGGACAACTGTCTGGTCTACTGCAGGGAGGATCGAAGCACGAAGTGTGTAACGTCGAATCTTAGAGCTCTGCCCGGCGCGTGTCTCATGTGAAGTGGCACGCCAGGTGTGAAGGTCGATTGCCCTGTTTTTCTATTGCTGCAGGGTGCCGCCCTGGGTGAGGATTGCAACACGCGTCACAAGCCTTACCTTCCGTCTTGATATTCGTGAGGATTGGCTCGGAAGCTGACGTCTCAGAATTTCAGACCGTCAGACATCTGATCCAAGTGACGTCTACGTGCTTGCTGCGTGGAGACTGGCTACTCAACGCGTCCAATGCTGGCAATGCAGGCGAGTTGGCAAATAATCTGCAGCACAGAGGGGCTGGTACACGGAGTGAAAATCAAGTTCAAGAAACAGCCGAGCGATAGTCTGATGTAATAGGCGTGTTCTTTTGTGCTCGTGCACAGGGCTTATGAACGAACGGGAGAGGTGGTCGCCGAGGACCACCGCTGAGCAGCGCGTACAAGCAGACTGAGAGGCTCGAAAGAGCAAGGACTATCTCCAGTGAAGCACGGGGAGAAGAGCAGATCAACGTGGCTACAGTGCAAGCCTACAGACGGCGAGATTGCGAGGGAGAGAGCTGTGCTGGGTGGATTCCTGGTTCTCCAAACGGCCTGAGCTCCCTCCTCCGTACGCGCTACCCGTACCGAGACCTGACCTCTCTTACGTCTCCACACCCGTGAACCGCGTCGACGTGCCTCAAAATCGTGACTGACCTGATGGCCGCTTTCCTCTGACTTCTTTCTAGCCCTGCACGAGTTCCTTCTCAACTCTCGCTCTTTTGACCGTCGTGAGTGCACTCGGCCACACGAACGGCTAGCCGCCCCCGGAACACGTCCACGCAGGCCACATAGACGTCGACGTCGACGTCGACACGGCGCGTGCCTCGCGTCCTGAGCCCTCCAGCAGGCAGCATGGACTTCAGTCCGAGCAAGTTGATGCAGCAGCTGCCCTCGGAGTCGACGCCAAAATCGCTCTCGACGCACTCGCAGAAACCGTCGCTGCTCCCCGCATTTGGCGAGGACAACTTCTCGTCATCGCCGTTCCCGCGTCCTGGCTCCTCCAAACGCAAGTTCCAAGACGACTCGCCCTCGTTCGCGAGACAGCAGCTCAAGTACTACCCCACCCCTGTCCCTACCTCGTCCACCGGCATCCTCGACTTCTCGTCGCCGCGTCACATGCGGCCGGTCCTGCAACGCGCCGTGTCAGCCCTCTCTGAGCGGATCCCCCTCGGCGCGGTGCCCACCGTCGACCTTCCCGCCAATGGAGAACTGCTTCGTATGGGAAGATCGTCCAACTCTGCAGACTACCAGCTGTCGACCAACCGCCTCATCTCGCGCGTCCATATCCAAGCCGCCTACCACGCCCCTACCGCCACCTACTCCCGCGGTCACATCGACGTCGAGTGCCTGGGATGGAACGGAGCAAAGATCCACTGCGGTGGCCGCGTCTTCGAGCTGGCCAAAGGAGACACGTATGTGTCAGAGAACCCAGAGACAGAGATCATGTTGGATGTCCAGGACACCCGGGTCGTGATTGCTTGGCCTGTAATCCCAGTGTCAAAGTTCTCGTGGGAATCTGAGGAAGAAGACATGCCTACACCCACCCGTCGTAATACCCAGGGCGCCTTCGACTCTAGTCCTCCCGTCATCCCCCGTTCCCCAGTCTCGCAAAGCCCGATGCGTCAGCCCGTCTTCGAGGCACTCGGCCCTAATGCACCCGCTGGCGGTGTTCAGGTCTTCGAAGATGCCGATGCCCAGGCCGAGGGTTCCACTCTCCTTGATCCAGAGTTGACTTTCGTTCGTCCTACTGTCTCCCCCATTGGTTCCAGTCAGGAGGCCATTGTTCGCGATTCCAAGACCAGCTTTACGTCATCCTTTGGCGAAGGCGACTACTCTGACAACGACGAGGAAAACGATCCTGTGGTCCACTCCTTCGGACCATTCGGGCAGAACCTTCTCAGTGGTCTTGAGTCGTTCTCAACTGCCACACCTGGTCTTGGAAACACGCCTCGTCCTCCACGTATGCCATTGGCCTCGCCATCCGCAAGGCGCTCGTCCATCGACTCGGTTCGCTTCAAGGATTCACCAATTAAGAACCACGTCATCAACCAGCTGGCTTACTCTCGTGTCCACTCCCATCCTCTGTCGACAATCCACAGCAATCTTCCTGCTGAGCTTAAGGCTTGTGCCAGCAAGATCAAGAGCGTCGAAGATTCAGCCGATCGTAGTGCCTCAACCACACCATTGCCCGAGTTGTCGCACGCAGATCTGAGAAGGATCTTGGAGCAGACTCCTTGTGTCGGGGAGATATCCCGTTCAGGCAAGGATGCTGCTGGCAAACCACTTGAGAGCGAGTTTTACTACGTTCCAGAGATGGACCCCGACCAGATGAGGCGCGAGACCATTACTGCCGGCATGCGTAGCACTGGTCTTCGCTCTGTCAGGAAGACACATAAGGTATGTCCTATCTTGCCATCGTTGTGCTACATGTCTTTACTGACTGCTGCCAGCAATACTACTGGAAAAAGCCTCGCGTGTGAGCACGCCTTCCCCGTTTTGTGGCACCCGCCTCGACGTTATGaactgccgctgccgccgtCATTACACTTTCCACATACTACACGATGTTCCGATTTATCAATGCATAGCGAGGCGTTTACGATACCATTTCTTCTACTTGGTGTCCGTTCTCGATGTCTCGAATGACTTGTTTTCACCTTTCTTCCTTCATGTACTACCATCTACCAAATTGCATAATCGGAGGGCTGGGGATGTAGAGCTCTCTCCTGGTTGGATCAATACTCCTGTTGGTATGTCGTAGATACATCTTCGGTAAGCACATCCCTGACACTACCACGTCGCATCCGCTGATATAGCAAAGACGTTCCCAAGATTCCCGATGTTATTCTTCAAGCCAGGGCTGGTTTTTCTATTATTTTACGCAGGTTGTGTTGCGTACTTTCTTAAGGCCAGGAAGAGTGTATCATGAGGGCCACCTTAATCACACGGCTTCAGTGTGCTTGCATGATTTACGAGGACGCAGTAGCACACGATGAAAAAGCATCTTTTGGGAATTAAAGTGGTGGAGCACCGCTGCGTATCTTACGGTGCATGCTTGGGATTGTAGCCCAAATAAGAGAAATTTTCGTCTTGCATGTCTGGCTTGTGCAGCAAAAGTTGAGTGGAGCAAACTCCAAGACAGCTGTAATTGTGTCTCGATGTGTGGCTCTCGCGGTTCGTTTTCCGCTCCTTGCTCGTTCGATAATCTTGGCTGCAGAGCTTCTGCATGTTGTTTCTCCGCTTCGCCGAATCTACTCCGACGGGGTGTCCGAGCACGAAGTTGCGAATCTTCAATACAGCTTACTTGTTGTTGTGCAGTCTTGCGATCTCGATCAGCAGGTTAGAGGCTAATTACTGTCATCACCGCATTTGAAGACCTTCCGTGAATATCCTACTCAGCCCTTCACTCCAGAGCTTTGCAGCGAATCATGTCAGCCAAGACACCAGAGCATGTTGCCCAGACATTTCATGAGCCTCAACTTGATTTCTTTAATTACATTCGTCAAGCCGAATCTGTACATGTCAAGCCCCACTCCTCTATCGATGTACCTGCGTGCCCCTTCCTACTGGGGTCGTGCGGGATGTCCGTAACAAATTGGACGTCATCCTTGTTGCGTGGGTCGAGCATCAACCAAATCAGCGGATCAGCCCACAAGCGCTCCAGCTTCGCGTGCACCCCTTAGT
The window above is part of the Ascochyta rabiei chromosome 1, complete sequence genome. Proteins encoded here:
- a CDS encoding target of SBF, giving the protein MDFSPSKLMQQLPSESTPKSLSTHSQKPSLLPAFGEDNFSSSPFPRPGSSKRKFQDDSPSFARQQLKYYPTPVPTSSTGILDFSSPRHMRPVLQRAVSALSERIPLGAVPTVDLPANGELLRMGRSSNSADYQLSTNRLISRVHIQAAYHAPTATYSRGHIDVECLGWNGAKIHCGGRVFELAKGDTYVSENPETEIMLDVQDTRVVIAWPVIPVSKFSWESEEEDMPTPTRRNTQGAFDSSPPVIPRSPVSQSPMRQPVFEALGPNAPAGGVQVFEDADAQAEGSTLLDPELTFVRPTVSPIGSSQEAIVRDSKTSFTSSFGEGDYSDNDEENDPVVHSFGPFGQNLLSGLESFSTATPGLGNTPRPPRMPLASPSARRSSIDSVRFKDSPIKNHVINQLAYSRVHSHPLSTIHSNLPAELKACASKIKSVEDSADRSASTTPLPELSHADLRRILEQTPCVGEISRSGKDAAGKPLESEFYYVPEMDPDQMRRETITAGMRSTGLRSVRKTHKQYYWKKPRV
- a CDS encoding proteasome-interacting protein cic1 — translated: MARSKQVTKKVEKKAEAPLTTKKQNETPYQLDPAQVERAANALVAHMKKHKEEKEATGTKDLMADEDEAEETDQPIFLSVSTKKHVNNTNNLKPTKIALPHPIIASDAKICIFTKDPQRAYKDLVASDAFPATLRERVGRVLGVEKLKKKFKSFEQKRALLADYDIFMVDERVIKIVAEFLGKVFYGSKSKRPIPLRLTAGAFVDKTAKKDNEAQGVVGTAQGVAKEIETALNSTYLSMSASANTSIKIGNLSQNAAQIKENTEAVIAAIIPKHIEQGWRNVRSLHIKGPATKALPIWLADELWVDDSQVLDEPFQKKSIGEGKTAQTKRKWEEWEDELLDEDELAEKRAKKEAKKAKKTGPAKKSSLSKEKKKALKQDALSSVQTPLIA